AGGTCTCCATCCATTGTGTACAGGTACAGGGTATCATAGGAGCCCACATACATATGGCTATGGTGGTGGGCAATGGTGTGGCACTTATGGTTTGTGGTGAACTTTCTCACTGTCTGTAGCTGCCCTTTGGTCACTGTAAGGAAGTGGACCTCATGTAAAACCTTAGTCTTATCAACAGCTACAGCAAACTCGTTGCCAGTAGTATGACACACACCTTTAGGAGTAGCAGGAAGATCACAGTGATCAATGACCTTGTATTGCTGGTTCAAAAGCTTCACTCTTATGTTTATTTCGTCAGTAATGACCACCTCTCCACTGGGCAACTCACAAATACTTACAATATAGCAATCTTTTTGGTcttcttttattttaacattatagcGTTGTTGACTTTGAATCTTATACACATGGACGGTATCTGTTGTTTTTGACATGGAGTGTACATTATCAACATTGCCAAGGCTGTCAAGGTTTCTAAGAAAAGATAACACACTTTCATCAGATTTGAACCTGATCCCTTCTTTTGgctttttctgtattttttgcACCAGACTCTTTGTCTCATTCAACTTGGTCTGACATTTTCTGAATCCTATGTAAAGATTGATCTCCTTGTGTTTGCTAGTACTCTGCTGTAGTGTATTCACCATGGTCTTGAGCTGGTCATTCGTATTTACACAAGTTTCCAAATCATCTTTCACATCTTTCtctaaatatttcatcaaactatCCAACTGTTTAACTGTCTTTTCCTGAAGCTGGTCTAGGATGGTGTTTATATCATTGCGGAGAGCATTGATTTCAGTTATGATGTCCTTGTAGGAGTTCTCCAGTAAAGCTTGGTCTTTCATCCTTGTCTTCTTGAGCTCATCAAGCATGCTCCTTATCTTGTCCACTGCTGCTGGGAGCTGGTTGAATTCTGCTGTTTTCAGGACGCCTTTCGCCAGGTCGGGCAGGTGACTAATGCTGCTACAGAGCCTGAAAAATttggaaattattaaaacaatagttacTGGTCTTGTGTACACTAGCgaattgtctctggcaacatgtgaacCACGTTTCTATGGAAtgtcttcaaaatattttgctcaaCGACGCCGATGACGTCACCATGgctttaacaattgtttaaccTTTTTCATCCTGAAACAGTCGCTCTACCAAGTACCAGTTAATCTGATTAAACTGTAAGCAAGATACATGTACCTACTTTTGATTGAAAAACGCAAACTAAATGGAAGAACACAGAACAATACAAGAAGGTCATGATGACTTCATTTTCACTCACTTGTGTACACTTTTGCCAGAGATTACCAACATTCATATTGGAATGATACTTCATCAACTCAATCATTCTAATTAAGTTTGGCAAGGATATAATGAAAGACCGCCTCCATTGCGTAAACAAGTTTATTGTCTAAAAATTGTcatagtgacctagttttaaaCTGAGTTGGcccatattcaatatttattgaagACAATCATTCTGGTCAGATAAGgtacaaaaaacacaaaatgatcACCATTTCAAGTTTTATCAACACAATCATTCGGATCAGGATTTGCGTAGTGAGTCGTGTGCAATCATGCTATTTACAGACTAGCAAATAAGTTTTGAACCTTCTTCGGACGCGCTCAATTCTAGAAGGTTTAAAAATGTAACTATTTTTTTGTGAACTCGTGGCATATTGCATACTACTTAGTGCTTAATACTTATagtttttaatatgtataactTTTTGTGAGCCACATATTCCATACTACACGTTTTTCCCAGTTTTGCCTAAGACCCTCTGACGGAAAAGGCAACGGAAATATCAACGAAACGTGTTTTTGATCGGAAAAGTTGATAATCAAGTTGCGCAAACGAAAATGTTGACGACCTAGTTGAAAATTAAGTTGGACATGTATTGATTTGTGCTTAACAATCGAGTAAATATTGGCAACAGTAGTCATTGATTTTGCTTAACAACTTAGTAAATATCGTCAGcgttaattaaataaattaccaGTCACTGATGATAAATAGCGCAGTGATTAAGTTGcttataaaaaatgcataaaacaactttttatgAGATTGTGCAATTATGGTTTTCATATGATCGTAAGGGAACGTTTTACATTATGATGAGTGGAAACCACATACTTAAAATAAAGAGACCCGCGTGTCGTGATTTTTGCAAGTTTAGACATGCAGATAAAAGCGACACAAGTGTCATGATTTCTTACAAGTTAAATTGAAACTGtagtataaaatgtatttcaccAGCGTTTTATTAATACTTGGATTGTATTTGTTAAGCATTATTGTTACATTCATTTGACttgttaacatgtttaagaTTATAAATATCTGGTAAAAGTGGGTCTGGAAAGACCAATACGCGTCTTCACATGCAACTGAAGCCAttaatttattatgataaaatttatTAGTATCCAAAGAATTTGGAGTAGTCAAAATATCAACACCTAATtgagaaaatgaacaaaattgcaataaaaaaataataattaaaagttatattgcATACCTAAAACGACGAAACAATACCTAGCTGTTACTGAAATGGTCTTTATTCAGTGCAGGATTAAAACACAGTGATTTGGATTAAAAAACTGTGTTTGTTATGTTTCCCAGTCATACTACAAGACACCATAGGACATAAGATTAAATTGTTACCactacatattttttatctcaaacaaaaacatatgatttttaCTGATTCAAACCAATGAAGTTAGTTAAAAGAAACTTTTTATGGAAAACTGTATTCATATGTTTTTAATCATATGTCTTGAGAATTACAAAACAACCAAACAGACATGTATCAAATATTCCTAGGCATGGTATTgtgttatcaaatttaaacacaattttaagaTAACTCCGTTCACAACAAGATCCCAACATAACTCTCTTGACGCAAAAATAAAAGCTAATGATTCTAGAATAAATGAGGTGGTTGAATCGGTCAGTTTCAATGatgaaaaaatagtttatgtaaagttaaaatatcaacaataaaagttaacacttttaaaatgaaagagTAGTTTATAGTAAAACTCGTCGTAATTTTGATAAGAACATAACTAATcatgcaaaaaagaaaaaatggtttaacGAAGAATGTTACCGCGCTAGAAAACAATATACGATTGcaagaaatgtgtttttaaaaaataaaacaaacgaaaatagacaacattttgtaaacactAAAGCTAATTATAACCGAGTTAAGCGAAGAGAaaagaataaatttaaaactagaGAAAAGAATACACTACGTAATTTAGCAACAAAACAACCAAGACAATTCTGGAAAAAGATCAAACAGCAATACAAAAGCAATACAATGTAATAGTAATGCCGAAAATCTAAGTGTTGACGACTTATACTCTCATTTTGAAACCTTGTATGGTACTGAATCATATACCAATACTGACAATGATACCCATAATCCGATTATTAATTATGACGAAGAATTGGACATAGATATAAACTACGATGAACTTAAACACGCcgttttttctcaaaataataataaaagttcgGGCAATGATAACTTAATCGCAGAAATTTTTGAACATTCTTTCGATCAAACATCTGGATTTCTACTCAAACTATTTAATACTCTATTTAATAACGGCGAATATCCAAACTCATGGGGACTGGGCATAATTGTACCAATCTTCAAAGGAGGGGACATAGAGGATCCCAAAAACTACAGAGGAATCACTCTGATAAATATTAtaggaaaaatatattcacagGTACTATTAAATAGGCTCACAAAATGGTcacaagaacatgaaaaaaatataacgaaTCAGTTTGGTTTTCAAAAGGGAAAGTCTACAGttgattgtattttcattttacagtcaattatttctaaaacactTAGCTCGAAAAAGAAATTGTATTGTGCGTTTTTagattatgaaaaatgtttcgATAAAATAGATAGATTACATCTATGGCAAAAACTACTAAACGAAAATGTGAGTTCAAAAATGGTAAAGGCGCTTCAAGCTATGTATAGCGTTGTCAAATCTTGTGTACGGTATAATTCGAACACATTACGgtattttgaatcaaatatCGGTGTTAAACAAGGGGATCCAAGTTCCAGtctaatgtttttatttttcgtgaacgacattataaataatattaacgcTGATATAGCTGGTATTTTTACAGCAAATGAAATCAAGATATTTCTGTTACTCTTTGCAGATGATGCGGTGTTATTCGCTCAAACACCAGAAGCATTACAGTCTATTTTAAATGACCTGGAACGATATTGCAATGACTGGGGACTAAAAATATATaccaccaaaacaaaagttatgatatttgaaaatggaCGTCACACAAACAATGAATTCTTACTCTGTAATACTATACTAGACGTTGTAAAATCCTTCAAATATTTGGGCATCCACTTCTTTAAAAATGGCAATTGGTTTAGAACACAAAAGCGACTAGCACAGCACGCTTCATACGCACTCCATAACTTATTTATCGTTTTCAACCAAATCGAGTTACATTCAATTGATAAATGCAAACTATTCGACAGTCTTGTTTCACCAATTATTAACTATAGTGCAGAGGTATGGGGAAACCACGAAtctaaaaatatagaaataatccATTGTAAATTTCTCCGACAAATTTAAACGTAAAAAAGTCGACCAATTTAGACGGATTATACGGTGAACTTGGGCGCTTCCCTATGATAATAGCTAGGcgattaataatgataaaatattggattaaaatattaaaatcaaataatgcgttattggtaaatgcatatacatttcTCAAGACTGACGCtgataacaataacatatatggAGGCAAAAATTGGGCTAAtcaaattaaagtaatattaaacCAAATAGGTATGACAAACATCTGGCAAAATCAATACACTGCTGATATCAGCtttgaattaattaaacaacGCATCGtcgatatatatttataagcaaacttggtatgcaaACATTAACAACTCAAGTAGACTATCATCATACGCAAGGTTTAAGCATGactttcagtttgaaaaatatctaaactgcgttaatgaaaataaatatagaatagctattacaaaatttaaactTTCGTCACACGACCTAGCCATTGAAACTGGAaggtatataaacattataagatCGGAACGTATATGCTTACACTGTAACATGAATGTAGTAGAAAGTGAGTATCATTTCTTACTCGTATGTCCTAAATACAAACTCCTCCGACAACAATATCTCAAACCTTATTATAACTCGTGGCCGAATCTTAATAAATTTGACAATCTTTTGTCATCAACATCTGTTCACTGTATTAACAACTTAGCGAAGTTTATCTATTTCGCATTTTGCCTTAGAACAAATGCTACAGCAATAACACTTCATTATTGATCATTTATCTGAATGTAAATCTTAGCgtattgaaatatgtaattTGTCACTATGTCTTTTTGTAACATGACACCTACTTTCTTGAATGTTTGACCTCTCTGTAAATAATCTGTGTCTTCATTGTTCCATATTGTACTTTATTATATGGCTATAAATGTGCACATGccgtttaatgctgaataaagatatgttatgttatgttatgttatgtttgcaAGGAAAgggcaatcaaattctggttaaagatTATGAAAAATGGTGACTCTCCGATGAATTATATGTATCTCGATCagtgtaataatattaatggcCCTTGCTGGGCGACTAAGATGAAATCTATTATAAACCATTTAGGATTAAATTTTCTTACTGATAATTTTGATGTACATGCCGAATACTTTCCTTTGTTAAAAGCTAGACTCCGTGACCAG
The Mya arenaria isolate MELC-2E11 chromosome 12, ASM2691426v1 DNA segment above includes these coding regions:
- the LOC128210488 gene encoding uncharacterized protein LOC128210488, which produces MELTDVVDWPRNAEIKTSFSGKLRNLCPLCSSISHLPDLAKGVLKTAEFNQLPAAVDKIRSMLDELKKTRMKDQALLENSYKDIITEINALRNDINTILDQLQEKTVKQLDSLMKYLEKDVKDDLETCVNTNDQLKTMVNTLQQSTSKHKEINLYIGFRKCQTKLNETKSLVQKIQKKPKEGIRFKSDESVLSFLRNLDSLGNVDNVHSMSKTTDTVHVYKIQSQQRYNVKIKEDQKDCYIVSICELPSGEVVITDEINIRVKLLNQQYKVIDHCDLPATPKGVCHTTGNEFAVAVDKTKVLHEVHFLTVTKGQLQTVRKFTTNHKCHTIAHHHSHMYVGSYDTLYLYTMDGDLKRKIYEEKSSGGTVYRFAFSPDGERIYVANSHEHKLVTLDKVGQVLSTLEDPELQWHTGVCVSPSGHVFVCGAKSHTVLQVDREGRQKLATVVRKADGLYSPRSVWFNEQTSSLIVGNADSDSIVVFKLCVEF